From a single Pseudophryne corroboree isolate aPseCor3 chromosome 6, aPseCor3.hap2, whole genome shotgun sequence genomic region:
- the LOC134935603 gene encoding kinesin-like protein KIF19 yields the protein MNAEQQNAIDHQVTVALRIRPFNLMETKNRAQCITHQLGPQTLLLKDPGEDPYDVLRSSRTRETTFTFNHVFDQAATQETVYDSTMKNIVDDILAGYNAAVFAYGPTGTGKTYTMMGKPREPGMIYRTLKDLYKTIEETGRRDHFSLSLSYAEIYNETIRDLLRPSSGSLALREDPYGNTKILGITAFSPSTPEEAMNLLKMGNKRRSEATTAANKTSSRSHAILQITIKQTGSDGVSTGRLYMVDLAGSERASQTTNSGKTMKEGGYINRSLLALRKCIMALRERPGSHINYRDSKLTWLLKGALSGKSRMVMIAHVSPADSAFEESRSTMTYGSKAKFIQTRVERNSVPHGTAERGRGDKVLQKDMQFIMRRTMAPLINLPRVVPMAKNLQSAHEISATARASANSYTYLELARRWL from the coding sequence ATGAATGCTGAACAGCAGAACGCTATAGACCATCAGGTGACTGTGGCTCTGCGCATCCGTCCATTTAATTTGATGGAGACTAAGAATCGAGCCCAGTGCATCACACACCAACTTGGTCCGCAGACGCTGCTACTGAAGGACCCTGGCGAGGATCCTTATGACGTACTGCGCTCGAGCAGGACAAGAGAAACAACATTCACCTTTAACCACGTGTTCGATCAGGCAGCTACTCAGGAAACTGTGTATGATTCCACGATGAAGAACATAGTGGATGACATCCTAGCTGGGTACAATGCTGCCGTATTCGCCTACGGCCCAACAGGCACAGGGAAGACCTATACTATGATGGGTAAGCCTCGCGAGCCCGGAATGATTTATCGCACCCTGAAGGACCTGTATAAGACTATTGAGGAGACCGGAAGGAGAGATCATTTCTCTTTATCATTGTCATATGCTGAGATCTACAATGAAACAATCCGGGACCTATTAAGACCTTCTTCTGGATCTTTGGCCCTCAGAGAGGATCCATATGGTAACACCAAAATACTAGGGATTACTGCGTTCTCCCCTAGCACTCCTGAGGAGGCCATGAATCTGCTGAAGATGGGAAACAAACGGCGCtctgaagcaacaacagcagctaatAAGACCTCATCACGCTCCCATGCCATATTACAAATCACCATAAAACAAACAGGCAGTGATGGGGTTAGCACAGGCCGCCTGTACATGGTGGACCTGGCAGGATCAGAGCGGGCAAGCCAGACTACAAACAGTGGCAAGACCATGAAAGAAGGAGGTTACATCAACCGCTCCCTCCTTGCACTCAGAAAGTGCATCATGGCACTGCGCGAGAGACCAGGCAGCCATATAAACTATCGGGACAGTAAACTGACCTGGCTGCTAAAGGGCGCACTGAGCGGGAAAAGCAGAATGGTCATGATTGCACACGTCAGCCCTGCAGATAGTGCTTTTGAAGAGTCACGCAGCACAATGACCTATGGGAGCAAGGCCAAATTCATCCAGACACGGGTGGAGAGAAACAGTGTCCCCCATGGTACTGCTGAGAGGGGCAGGGGGGACAAAGTGCTGCAGAAAGACATGCAGTTTATTATGAGACGCACTATGGCACCGCTGATTAATTTGCCCCGCGTAGTCCCTATGGCAAAGAATTTACAGTCTGCACATGAGATCAGTGCTACAGCTCGTGCCAGTGCAAATTCTTACACATATCTAGAATTAGCACGTAGATGGCTGTAG